In a genomic window of Mangifera indica cultivar Alphonso unplaced genomic scaffold, CATAS_Mindica_2.1 Un_0048, whole genome shotgun sequence:
- the LOC123206740 gene encoding nicotinamide adenine dinucleotide transporter 2, mitochondrial-like isoform X2 → MSGAGESFHSPTTRDLLADAVAGASAGAIAAIFVCPLDVIKTRLQVHGLPQGSQTSRRGSVIITSLQHILKNEGFKGMYHGLSPTILALLPNWAVYFTVYGQLKGLLHSHGDSNNRLTLGNNMIAAAGAGAATAITTNPLWVVKTRLQTQGTRPDIVPYKSILSALRRITHEEGICGLYSGILPSLAGISHVAIQFPTYERIKLFMAEKNDKEIDKLRPGSVAIASSVSKVLASVMTYPHEACLARLFSLIHWQWMANGLSPKNIS, encoded by the exons ATGAGTGGAGCTGGGGAATCGTTTCATTCTCCAACAACTAGGGACCTATTGGCCGACGCTGTTGCTGGAGCTTCAGCTG GCGCAATTGCAGCGATTTTTGTGTGCCCTTTGGATGTGATCAAGACGAGATTACAAGTACATGGTCTCCCTCAAGGTTCACAGACCAGTCGTAGAG GTAGTGTCATTATTACAAGTCTACAGCACATATTAAAGAATGAAGGCTTCAAGGGAATGTATCATGGCCTCTCGCCAACGATACTGGCATTACTTCCAAATTGGGCT GTATACTTCACAGTTTACGGGCAACTTAAAGGCCTACTCCATTCACATG GGGATAGCAATAATCGGCTCACACTAGGAAACAATATGATAGCTGCTGCTGGTGCTGGGGCTGCCACAGCCATCACGACAAATCCATTGTGGGTTGTTAAGACCAGACTCCAA ACTCAGGGAACGAGGCCGGATATAGTTCCATACAAAAGCATACTTTCTGCTTTGAGAAGGATTACACACGAAGAAGGGATTTGTGGTTTGTATAG TGGTATTCTGCCTTCATTGGCTGGGATTAGTCATGTTGCTATTCAGTTTCCCACGTATGAGAGAATCAAGTTGTTCATGGCGGAAAAAA ATGATAAAGAGATTGATAAGCTAAGACCTGGGAGTGTAGCAATTGCCTCCTCAGTTTCCAAAGTACTTGCTTCTGTGATGACTTATCCACATGAGGCATGTTTGGCTAGGCTCTTTTCGCTAATTCACTGGCAGTGGATGGCCAATGGCCTATCTCCCAAGAATATCTCCTGA
- the LOC123206740 gene encoding nicotinamide adenine dinucleotide transporter 2, mitochondrial-like isoform X1 yields MSGAGESFHSPTTRDLLADAVAGASAGAIAAIFVCPLDVIKTRLQVHGLPQGSQTSRRGSVIITSLQHILKNEGFKGMYHGLSPTILALLPNWAVYFTVYGQLKGLLHSHGDSNNRLTLGNNMIAAAGAGAATAITTNPLWVVKTRLQTQGTRPDIVPYKSILSALRRITHEEGICGLYSGILPSLAGISHVAIQFPTYERIKLFMAEKNDKEIDKLRPGSVAIASSVSKVLASVMTYPHEVVRSRLQEQGQNRKVGMQYAGVVDCIKKVFQKEGLLGFYRGCATNLLRTTPSTVITFTSYEMIKRFLHQVLPLDKEHSQKHAKPDGNIEP; encoded by the exons ATGAGTGGAGCTGGGGAATCGTTTCATTCTCCAACAACTAGGGACCTATTGGCCGACGCTGTTGCTGGAGCTTCAGCTG GCGCAATTGCAGCGATTTTTGTGTGCCCTTTGGATGTGATCAAGACGAGATTACAAGTACATGGTCTCCCTCAAGGTTCACAGACCAGTCGTAGAG GTAGTGTCATTATTACAAGTCTACAGCACATATTAAAGAATGAAGGCTTCAAGGGAATGTATCATGGCCTCTCGCCAACGATACTGGCATTACTTCCAAATTGGGCT GTATACTTCACAGTTTACGGGCAACTTAAAGGCCTACTCCATTCACATG GGGATAGCAATAATCGGCTCACACTAGGAAACAATATGATAGCTGCTGCTGGTGCTGGGGCTGCCACAGCCATCACGACAAATCCATTGTGGGTTGTTAAGACCAGACTCCAA ACTCAGGGAACGAGGCCGGATATAGTTCCATACAAAAGCATACTTTCTGCTTTGAGAAGGATTACACACGAAGAAGGGATTTGTGGTTTGTATAG TGGTATTCTGCCTTCATTGGCTGGGATTAGTCATGTTGCTATTCAGTTTCCCACGTATGAGAGAATCAAGTTGTTCATGGCGGAAAAAA ATGATAAAGAGATTGATAAGCTAAGACCTGGGAGTGTAGCAATTGCCTCCTCAGTTTCCAAAGTACTTGCTTCTGTGATGACTTATCCACATGAG GTTGTCCGTTCAAGGCTGCAAGAGCAAGGGCAGAACAGAAAGGTTGGGATGCAATATGCAGGAGTTGTTGATTGCATCAAGAAGGTTTTCCAAAAGGAGGGTCTTCTGGGTTTTTACCGAGGCTGTGCGACAAACCTATTAAGAACAACTCCATCCACCGTTATTACATTTACCAGTTATGAGATGATAAAAAGGTTCTTGCATCAAGTTCTACCCCTGGATAAAGAGCATTCACAAAAGCATGCTAAACCTGATGGGAACATCGAGCCTTAG
- the LOC123206748 gene encoding LEAF RUST 10 DISEASE-RESISTANCE LOCUS RECEPTOR-LIKE PROTEIN KINASE-like 1.1, which produces MKTTKTSIEYSNLFTGFFSVEVNVTDECYDCFLAGGQCKTDSNGNFTCSVAGRTNSSGNGEKILKLHLGIGLGVGGSPIVALLIFVIWRCKKQKHTSAGFNSRNVFSDPCSRSEMEMGVVYFGVPIFSYFELAKATNNFSDEKVLGNGGFATVYYAKLRDGREVAVKRLNEYNYRRVKQFMTEVEILTRLRHRNLVSLYGCTSKHSQQGLLLVYEYVPNGTVADHLRGDLAKIGSLAWPIRLKIAIETASALAYLHTSDIIHRDVKTKNILLDNNFCVKVADFGLSRFFPADVTHVSTAPQGSPGYVDPEYYHCYQLTDKSDVYSFGVVLIELISSMRAFDKKRQRHEINLGNFAINRIEKCLIEELVDTSLGYQSDEQVRRMITSVAELAFLCLQQNKEMRPPMDVVLEELMRIESGNWILEDVQEEKDNTDVLNSMQTPPDCDNLALLKDKRVPSSPISVAPKWVNSNTRLSVSY; this is translated from the exons ATGAAAACTACTAAAACAAGTATTGAATATTCTAATTTGTTTACGGGCTTCTTTTCGGTGGAAGTGAATGTGACTGATGAATGTTATGATTGCTTTTTGGCGGGAGGACAATGCAAAACTGATAGCAATGGAAACTTTACTTGTTCTGTGGCAGGAAGAACAAACTCCTCAG GAAATGGAGAAAAGATATTGAAGCTACATCTAGGGATAG GTCTTGGAGTTGGAGGATCTCCGATTGTGGCTCTGTTGATTTTCGTTATTTGGCGAtgcaagaaacaaaaacatacTTCCGCAGGCTTCAATTCCAGAAATGTTTTTTCTGATCCCTGTTCAAGATCAGAGATGGAAATGGGTGTTGTCTACTTTGGGGTCCCCATATTCTCCTACTTTGAACTTGCGAAAGCCACCAACAATTTTAGTGATGAGAAAGTACTTGGAAATGGAGGCTTTGCAACAGTATACTATG CAAAACTTCGAGATGGAAGGGAAGTTGCAGTGAAGCGTCTAAATGAGTACAATTACAGACGAGTTAAGCAGTTTATGACTGAAGTTGAAATCCTCACACGTCTGCGCCATAGAAATCTTGTATCCCTTTATGGCTGCACTTCTAAGCACAGTCAGCAAGGTCTCCTTCTTGTGTATGAATATGTTCCCAATGGAACTGTTGCAGATCATCTCCGCGGTGATTTAGCAAAGATTGGTTCATTAGCCTGGCCTATCCGTTTGAAGATTGCAATAGAAACAGCCAGTGCATTGGCATATCTCCATACTTCTGATATCATACACCGGGATGTGAAGACTAAAAACATTCTTCTTGACAACAATTTTTGTGTAAAAGTTGCTGATTTTGGGCTTTCCAGGTTTTTCCCAGCTGATGTTACTCATGTCTCAACAGCTCCACAAGGGTCTCCAGGCTATGTTGATCCTGAGTATTATCATTGTTATCAGCTAACAGATAAGAGTGATGTATATAGCTTTGGAGTTGTCCTGATTGAGCTTATTTCATCAATGCGTGCTTTTGACAAAAAAAGGCAAAGGCATGAGATCAATTTGGGTAACTTTGCGATAAACAGGATTGAAAAATGCTTGATCGAAGAGCTGGTCGACACAAGCCTTGGATACCAATCAGATGAACAAGTTAGAAGAATGATAACTTCAGTTGCAGAGTTGGCATTTCTTTGTCTGCAACAGAACAAGGAAATGAGACCTCCCATGGATGTCGTTTTGGAGGAACTGATGAGAATTGAAAGTGGAAACTGGATACTGGAAGAtgtacaagaagaaaaagataacaCTGATGTGCTCAATAGTATGCAGACACCACCAGATTGTGACAATCTTGCACTGTTGAAGGACAAGAGGGTGCCGTCTTCACCCATTTCTGTCGCTCCAAAATGGGTTAATAGCAACACTAGACTAAGTGTTAGTTACTAA
- the LOC123206762 gene encoding uncharacterized protein LOC123206762, protein MAALQKFKILATQCGVVQSPTRSPRTSPLVQMPRKKTTLRMLLTKTTTSRHSQKLLTSQQEVVVDLESDMLQEKKKKKSQSNTLKDLFVSSFEDYNDKAGDDVDDDNDGRIREKSEVLLMRKLQGGLGGELGLSRPVWVGSRHRLLKKAWRPMLASIPE, encoded by the coding sequence ATGGCAGCTTTGCAGAAGTTCAAGATCCTGGCAACACAATGTGGGGTTGTGCAAAGCCCCACTAGGAGCCCCAGAACGAGCCCACTGGTGCAGATGCCACGCAAGAAGACAACCCTACGTATGTTACTGACCAagaccaccaccagccgccaCTCACAAAAACTACTAACAAGTCAACAAGAAGTTGTGGTTGATCTTGAAAGTGACATGTtgcaagagaagaagaagaagaagagtcaGAGCAACACTTTGAAGGATCTGTTTGTGTCTTCTTTTGAAGATTACAACGACAAGGCTGgtgatgatgttgatgatgataatgatgggAGGATTAGAGAGAAGAGTGAAGTTTTGTTAATGAGGAAGTTGCAGGGTGGTTTGGGAGGTGAACTGGGCTTGTCTAGACCAGTTTGGGTTGGGTCTAGACATAGATTGCTTAAGAAAGCTTGGAGGCCAATGCTTGCTTCTATTCCTGAGtaa
- the LOC123206753 gene encoding uncharacterized protein LOC123206753 has protein sequence MSLRTKMDTLTVIRNKLTFSQRAIFRTTCFGHLLDLVEPRFSAVFIQAMLLRMINRGNPDREMWFRINGVEFRFSPVEFALVTGLIFGEDMDVSSYVDCTDTPRLREQYFPNIHRLLSHGEIEEAFDNEVWGDNDDDAVKFAVLYCAFTGLLGADNRNKVPDHFLHLTNNLDAFSRYPWGTLTWNKTFDSIRKGIHKKYQYCVDHYPPYTSPLPLLSYSILGYPIAFQYWIYETIQNLSPYIRMEANDRIPRILKWKTIVLPS, from the exons ATGTCGCTTCGAACAAAAATGGACACTTTGACTGtaattaggaataaactaacatttagTCAAAGAGCCATTTTCCGCACAACATGTTTTGGACATTTATTAGATTTGGTGGAGCCACGGTTCAGTGCCGTTTTTATTCAAGCAATGTTGCTACGTATGATCAATCGTGGGAACCCAGATAGAGAAATGTGGTTTAGAATAAATGGGGTTGAATTCCGATTCAGCCCTGTTGAGTTTGCACTCGTCACTGGTTTAATTTTCGGGGAGGACATGGACGTGTCCAGTTACGTTGATTGCACGGATACCCCTCGATTAAGAGAGCAATACTTCCCGAACATTCACAGGTTGTTATCTCATGGGGAGATCGAAGAAGCATTCGACAATGAAGTTTGGGGGgacaatgatgatgatgcaGTGAAGTTTGCAGTCTTGTATTGCGCATTTACTGGATTATTAGGGGCGGACAACAGAAACAAAGTACCTgatcattttttgcatttaacaaataatttagatgcatttagtcgATATCCATGGGGAACACTGACATGGAATAAAACATTCGACTCGATACGGAAAGGTATACATAAgaaatatcaatattgtgttGACCATTACCCGCCGTACACAAGTCCGCTCCCACTTCTCAGTTACAGTATTTTGGGATACCCGATTGCTTTTCAa tattggatttatgagacgatTCAGAATCTATCGCCTTATATCCGTATGGAAGCAAATGATCGAATCCCTCGTAtcctaaaatggaaaacaatTGTACTACCTTCATAG
- the LOC123206754 gene encoding uncharacterized protein LOC123206754, translating to MARIDVDLENRFKFFFMCMGCSIRGFQQFCRPVICIDASHLKGKYLGSLFIAVAKDGNNQIYPLAFGIGHKEGLDTWTPFLTYLRMCIGDLPDLAIISDRHHSIIAAVANVMPHARHGFCNFHIKGNMRSQFKNTKHIEGLFWRAAKAYRLTDFQAAMNRIARVNPAATTYLTDIGYDRWARAHFGGWRYNIMTTNIAESFNALTRTARALPITILVEFLRSTLQHWFFNRRNMAGQRSHPLTPWAEDKLARHVFKFANMIVKPINMQQYEVHDSRQQVFIVNLLYRTCDCGKFQRSQIPCAHAAAIARYNNLSDCVGWVSTYYSTEYLRRVYEEDINPLGDQSTWAPSNLPVIFPPVMEQRRSGCPSSYARRPSQGEEVRQQYCS from the exons ATGGCACGTATTGATGTCGATCTGgaaaataggttcaagttttttttcatgtgtatggGGTGTTCTATACGAGGGTTCCAACAATTCTGTCGTCCGGTGATATGCATTGATGCTTCACACTTAAAAGGAAAGTATCTTGGGTCTCTTTTCATTGCTGTTGCCAAGGacggtaataatcaaatttacccacTTGCATTCGGTATTGGGCACAAAGAGGGACTAGATACATGGACGCCGTTTTTGACGTACCTTCGCATGTGCATTGGTGATTTGCCGGATTTGGCTATTATTTCTGAtcgtcatcattcaataattgcGGCGGTCGCAAACGTAATGCCTCACGCTCgtcatgggttttgtaatttCCATATCAAGGGTAACATGCGTTCGCAGtttaaaaatactaaacatattgaaggaCTATTTTGGAGAGCTGCTAAGGCATATCGTCTCACGGACTTTCAAGCCGCTATGAATAGAATTGCTAGAGTAAATCCCGCTGCAACAACCTATTTGACCGACATTGGGTATGACAGATGGGCACGTGCGCACTTTGGAGGATGGCGGTACAATATTATGACGACCAATATTGCTGAGTCCTTCAATGCTTTAACACGGACTGCTCGTGCTTTGCCTATCACTATATTGGTAGAGTTTCTTCGAAGCACGCTacaacattggtttttcaataggcGAAACATGGCTG GTCAGAGATCTCACCCGTTAACACCATGGGCTGAGGACAAGCTTGCTCGACATGTGTTCAAATTTGCCAACATGAttgttaaaccaatcaacatgCAACAATACGAAGTTCATGACTCACGCCAACAAGTTTTCATCGTGAATCTTCTATATCGAACGTGTGATTGTGGAAAATTTCAACGATCCCAGATTCCATGTGCACACGCTGCTGCTATCGCAAGGTATAATAACCTATCAGACTGTGTAGGCTGGGTCAGTACATACTACTCTACTGAATATTTACGTAGGGTATACGAGgaagatattaatccactagGGGATCAATCAACTTGGGCACCATCAAATTTGCCTGTGATTTTTCCTCCTGTGATGGAGCAACGAAGGTCTGGTTGCCCTTCCAGTTATGCAAGAAGACCTTCACAAGGAGAAGAAGTTCGACAACAATACTGTAGTTGA